From a single Miscanthus floridulus cultivar M001 chromosome 8, ASM1932011v1, whole genome shotgun sequence genomic region:
- the LOC136471888 gene encoding two-component response regulator ORR12-like yields the protein MATQTPHILLVDDCRVDCVVASFTLNSFNIQVTIAGDAMEALEFLDVNNNGVDLILTEYCIPDMTGYDLLREVKESPKLKHIPVVITCTDVIPERIIECIEGGAEEYMIKPLKVSDVPRILSYM from the exons ATGGCCACTCAAACTCCCCACATTCTCCTTGTGGATGATTGTCGTGTTGATTGTGTTGTTGCATCATTTACCCTCAATAGTTTCAACATTCAAG tAACTATTGCGGGAGATGCCATGGAAGCCTTGGAATTCTTGGATGTG AACAATAATGGTGTGGACCTTATTTTGACTGAGTACTGCATTCCTGATATGACTGGCTACGATTTGCTTAGGGAAGTGAAG GAATCACCAAAACTAAAGCACATTCCAGTGGTGATAACATGCACCGATGTCATCCCAGAAAGAATCATTGA GTGCATTGAAGGAGGGGCAGAGGAATACATGATAAAGCCTCTCAAGGTTTCTGATGTGCCTCGTATTCTTAGCTACATGTGA